In the genome of Ancylomarina subtilis, one region contains:
- a CDS encoding carbon starvation CstA family protein, which yields MITFLIAILALILGYFIYGKFIERFFGADDRIKTPAIRLKDDVDFIVMPTWKMFTIQFLNIAGLGPIFGAILGALYGPVAYIWIVLGCIFMGATHDYFSGMLSIRNNGSSFPEIVGKYLGTGFQNFLRIFTILLLILVGVAFVTGPAGLLKDLSGGGFYFWLYGIFAYYLIATLLPINKIIGKIYPLFGAALLIMALMIAGSMILKSFDGSLHLTEISLSQLKNFHSNPGENILYPMMFIVISCGAISGFHSTQSPMMARCMKKESYGRPVFFGAMIAEGIVTIIWATAAMNYFGDTHALNSTMLSGHNPAWVVNEICSSWLGKVGAIFAIIGVIACPITTGDTAFRSARLTIADMLHLKQSSIKSRLLVSLPLFAIGFLLSQLEFSTIWKYLGLANQILSMIMLWTGAMYLALNDKKHYILSLPASFMTAICFTYLLVAPIKNGGLNMNTDYGISLGLLIAITAFSLFRLSVRKKLKTQELKVKY from the coding sequence ATGATTACATTTTTAATCGCAATACTTGCTCTTATTTTAGGGTATTTTATCTACGGAAAATTTATCGAACGTTTTTTTGGGGCTGATGATAGAATTAAAACACCAGCCATTAGACTTAAAGATGATGTTGACTTCATTGTAATGCCAACATGGAAGATGTTCACCATACAATTTCTTAATATAGCCGGCTTAGGTCCTATTTTTGGGGCAATACTAGGCGCATTGTATGGTCCTGTTGCTTATATCTGGATTGTATTGGGTTGTATATTTATGGGTGCGACTCACGATTATTTCTCAGGCATGCTTTCCATCCGTAATAATGGATCAAGTTTTCCTGAAATTGTGGGGAAATATCTGGGGACAGGCTTTCAGAATTTCCTCAGAATCTTCACCATTCTCTTACTGATACTTGTAGGGGTTGCCTTTGTTACAGGACCTGCTGGTCTGCTTAAAGATTTATCAGGAGGTGGTTTCTACTTTTGGCTTTATGGTATTTTTGCCTACTACTTGATCGCAACCCTTCTCCCTATCAACAAAATAATTGGTAAAATCTATCCTTTATTTGGAGCGGCATTATTAATTATGGCTCTGATGATTGCTGGATCTATGATCTTAAAATCATTTGATGGCAGCCTGCATCTGACTGAGATAAGCCTCTCACAATTAAAAAACTTTCATTCAAACCCTGGGGAAAATATCTTATACCCAATGATGTTCATCGTTATCTCATGTGGTGCTATTTCTGGTTTTCATTCAACTCAATCTCCCATGATGGCCCGATGTATGAAAAAAGAAAGCTACGGACGTCCCGTATTTTTTGGTGCCATGATTGCTGAAGGGATTGTTACAATTATCTGGGCAACCGCTGCAATGAATTATTTTGGTGACACACATGCACTCAACAGCACAATGCTTTCCGGTCATAACCCTGCTTGGGTCGTGAATGAGATATGCAGTTCATGGCTTGGTAAAGTAGGTGCAATTTTCGCTATTATTGGTGTCATTGCCTGTCCAATAACAACAGGGGATACGGCCTTTAGAAGTGCGCGTTTAACTATAGCCGATATGCTACATCTTAAGCAAAGCTCAATAAAAAGCCGACTACTTGTCAGTTTACCCTTATTTGCAATAGGTTTCTTACTGTCCCAATTGGAATTTTCAACTATCTGGAAATATTTGGGACTTGCCAATCAAATTCTTTCAATGATCATGCTTTGGACAGGAGCAATGTATCTGGCTTTAAATGATAAAAAGCATTATATTCTGAGTCTCCCGGCAAGTTTCATGACAGCTATTTGCTTCACCTACCTTTTAGTCGCTCCAATAAAAAATGGCGGCTTAAATATGAATACTGATTATGGAATCAGTTTGGGCTTACTAATTGCAATAACAGCTTTCAGTCTATTCAGACTTAGTGTCCGGAAAAAACTAAAAACACAAGAATTAAAAGTTAAATATTAA
- a CDS encoding electron transfer flavoprotein subunit alpha/FixB family protein, with product MNNVFVYCEIEEGQIADVSLELLTKGRSLADDLKCNLEAVVIGADLKGVEKQIIPYGVDTVWMADDKRLYPYTTLPHTSIIVKLFQEEKPQIALMGATSIGRDLGPRVSSALHSGLTADCTSLIIGDHEDKKNKKEYKDLLYQIRPAFGGNIVATIINPDCRPQMATVREGVMKKEIRSEAYKGKVKNIEVEKYLNSEDFVVKVIERHMEKSKVNIKNAGIIVAGGYGVGSKENFDKLTELANVIGGEVGASRAAVDAGYASHERQIGQTGVTVRPKLYIACGISGQIQHTAGMEESSMVIAINTDKNAPINNFADYVITGDIADVIPKMIKKYKENTK from the coding sequence GTGAACAACGTATTTGTATATTGCGAAATAGAAGAGGGACAGATTGCAGATGTAAGTCTTGAACTTTTAACCAAGGGTAGATCGTTAGCTGATGATTTAAAGTGTAATCTTGAAGCTGTCGTTATTGGTGCAGATCTAAAAGGAGTTGAAAAACAAATTATCCCTTATGGTGTTGATACTGTATGGATGGCAGATGATAAACGTCTTTACCCATACACAACTTTACCTCATACTTCAATCATTGTAAAATTATTCCAGGAAGAAAAACCTCAAATTGCTTTGATGGGTGCTACGAGTATCGGTCGCGATTTAGGACCTCGTGTTTCTTCAGCTCTTCATTCAGGTCTGACAGCAGATTGTACCAGTTTAATTATTGGTGATCACGAAGACAAAAAGAATAAGAAAGAGTATAAAGATTTATTGTACCAAATTCGTCCTGCATTTGGAGGAAATATTGTTGCAACTATTATCAACCCGGATTGTCGTCCACAAATGGCAACAGTTCGTGAAGGGGTAATGAAAAAAGAAATTCGTTCAGAAGCTTACAAAGGAAAAGTGAAGAATATCGAGGTTGAAAAATACCTGAATTCAGAAGACTTTGTGGTGAAAGTGATTGAGCGTCACATGGAGAAATCTAAAGTAAACATCAAAAATGCAGGTATTATTGTAGCAGGTGGTTACGGTGTGGGTTCAAAAGAGAATTTCGATAAACTAACTGAATTGGCCAATGTAATTGGTGGTGAAGTTGGTGCTTCTCGTGCTGCAGTTGATGCAGGTTATGCTTCTCATGAGCGCCAAATTGGTCAAACAGGTGTAACTGTACGTCCAAAGCTTTATATTGCTTGTGGTATTTCGGGGCAGATTCAACATACTGCCGGTATGGAAGAGTCATCAATGGTGATTGCTATCAATACAGATAAGAACGCACCAATCAACAACTTTGCTGACTATGTAATTACAGGTGATATTGCTGATGTGATACCTAAGATGATCAAGAAGTACAAAGAGAATACCAAGTAA
- a CDS encoding PadR family transcriptional regulator produces the protein MESENNEYFIAKWKSQYKKGLLEYIIILLLRSRPCYGYELISDMNQFTSLEIAEGTIYPLLNRLKKEGLVTSEWAEQESGIPRKYYKLTEDGLAILGTMNEYVGSLNSSVEKILNKTDSLK, from the coding sequence ATGGAATCAGAAAACAACGAATATTTTATTGCCAAATGGAAATCCCAATACAAAAAGGGATTGCTAGAATATATTATCATTTTGCTATTGCGTTCACGCCCGTGTTATGGCTACGAACTCATTAGTGATATGAACCAATTTACTTCACTAGAAATTGCTGAAGGAACAATTTATCCTCTTTTGAATAGACTGAAAAAAGAAGGATTGGTAACTTCAGAATGGGCCGAGCAGGAATCCGGTATTCCTCGTAAATACTACAAGCTTACCGAAGATGGATTAGCCATTTTAGGTACTATGAATGAATATGTTGGTTCACTCAACTCTTCAGTAGAAAAGATTCTTAACAAAACAGACTCTCTGAAATAA
- a CDS encoding electron transfer flavoprotein subunit beta/FixA family protein: MKGLKIVVLAKQVPDTRNVGKDAMKADGTVNRAVLPAIFNPEDLNALEQALRLKDKYPGTEITLLTMGPGRAAEIIREGLYRGADNGFLLSDRAFAGSDTLATSYAISQALKKIENIDIIIAGRQAIDGDTAQVGPQVAEKLAFPQITYAEDIISAEKGKIVVKRRLERGVETVEGAMPMVVTVNASAPDCRPRNAKFVMKYKHARAVSEMQNADEDYIALHNNRPYLNIGEWSVNDIETKAEELGLTGSPTKVKAIENVVFQAKEAKVLEPTDADMDELMKELIANHTIG, from the coding sequence ATGAAAGGATTAAAAATTGTTGTTCTTGCTAAGCAGGTTCCCGATACTCGTAATGTTGGGAAAGATGCTATGAAAGCTGATGGAACTGTGAATAGAGCTGTTTTGCCTGCAATCTTCAACCCTGAAGATTTGAATGCACTTGAACAAGCTTTACGTTTGAAAGATAAATACCCTGGAACAGAAATTACACTTTTAACCATGGGGCCAGGTCGAGCAGCTGAGATTATCCGCGAAGGTTTATACCGAGGAGCTGATAATGGTTTCCTTTTATCTGACCGTGCATTTGCCGGTTCTGATACTTTGGCAACTTCATATGCTATTTCACAGGCTTTGAAGAAAATTGAAAATATTGATATTATCATTGCAGGTCGTCAGGCAATTGATGGTGATACAGCTCAGGTAGGTCCTCAGGTAGCTGAGAAATTAGCTTTCCCGCAGATTACTTATGCCGAGGATATTATTTCTGCTGAAAAAGGCAAAATTGTTGTTAAGCGTCGTTTAGAGCGTGGTGTTGAAACTGTAGAAGGTGCTATGCCAATGGTTGTGACAGTAAATGCTTCTGCTCCTGATTGTCGTCCTCGTAATGCAAAGTTTGTGATGAAATACAAGCATGCAAGAGCGGTTTCAGAGATGCAAAACGCTGATGAAGATTATATTGCATTACATAACAATCGTCCTTACTTAAACATTGGCGAGTGGAGTGTTAACGATATTGAAACTAAGGCTGAAGAGTTAGGTTTAACCGGTTCTCCAACAAAGGTGAAAGCTATCGAAAATGTTGTATTTCAGGCTAAAGAAGCAAAAGTGCTTGAGCCTACCGATGCAGATATGGATGAGCTAATGAAAGAATTAATTGCTAACCATACAATTGGTTAA
- the glpK gene encoding glycerol kinase GlpK, whose amino-acid sequence MQKYILSLDQGTSISRAIIFDKSGKIISIAQKEFEQFSPRLSWIEQDANEIWYSQASVAEEAIQKAGLRAEDIKAIGITNQRETTILWDKETGKPIGNAIVWQDRRTSQYCDELKEKGYAQTIKDKTGLILDAYFSGTKIKWLLDNTPGARQKAEEGKLAFGTVDSWLIWKLTKGACHVTDVSNASRTMIYNIKSLEWDKELLELLDIPQNILPEVRTSSEVYGMTSKSLFGVEIPIAGICGDQQAALFAQMCFEKGMVKNTYNTGCFILMNTGDQIVTSNNNLITTIAWQIGDKVTYALEGSVFIGGAVIQWLRDQMNLIHSIEEIEELALSEKDNGGVYIVPAFTGLGAPYWDQYARGTFWGLNMGTTPGHIARAALESIAFRSRDVLKAMERDSGNALTQLRAGGTVLNKTIMQFQSDILGIPVVRPNVKEITALGSAYLAGLAVGFWKDIEEIKAHWEITEVYDAKMQIDKVDKTLKYWKRAVGRTGQWLDSDD is encoded by the coding sequence ATGCAAAAATATATCCTATCCTTAGATCAGGGAACATCTATATCCAGAGCCATTATCTTCGATAAATCAGGCAAGATCATCTCAATTGCACAAAAGGAATTTGAACAGTTTTCACCGCGTTTAAGCTGGATTGAGCAGGATGCGAATGAAATATGGTACTCTCAGGCTTCAGTTGCTGAAGAGGCAATCCAAAAGGCAGGCCTTAGGGCTGAAGATATTAAAGCAATTGGTATCACGAATCAGAGAGAAACAACAATACTCTGGGATAAGGAAACGGGGAAACCGATTGGTAATGCAATTGTTTGGCAGGATAGAAGAACCTCCCAGTATTGCGATGAGTTGAAAGAAAAAGGCTACGCACAAACTATTAAAGATAAAACTGGTCTGATTTTGGATGCCTATTTTTCGGGAACTAAAATTAAGTGGTTATTAGATAATACCCCTGGTGCAAGACAAAAAGCTGAAGAAGGAAAGCTGGCTTTTGGAACTGTAGATTCCTGGCTTATATGGAAATTGACTAAAGGGGCTTGTCATGTAACTGATGTTTCGAATGCCAGTCGTACTATGATATATAATATCAAATCATTGGAATGGGATAAGGAATTATTAGAACTCTTAGATATACCGCAAAATATATTACCTGAAGTACGTACCTCAAGTGAGGTGTATGGCATGACTTCAAAGTCATTATTTGGAGTAGAGATTCCAATTGCAGGTATTTGTGGTGATCAACAAGCTGCTCTGTTTGCCCAGATGTGTTTTGAGAAGGGGATGGTGAAGAACACATACAATACCGGGTGTTTTATATTGATGAATACAGGTGACCAGATTGTGACTTCGAATAATAATTTAATTACAACAATTGCCTGGCAAATAGGAGATAAAGTTACCTATGCCCTTGAGGGAAGTGTTTTTATCGGAGGAGCCGTTATACAATGGTTACGCGATCAGATGAATCTGATTCATTCTATTGAGGAAATTGAAGAATTAGCCCTTTCAGAGAAAGATAACGGAGGCGTTTATATTGTGCCTGCTTTTACGGGTTTAGGTGCTCCTTATTGGGATCAATATGCCAGAGGAACTTTTTGGGGATTGAATATGGGAACGACACCTGGACATATTGCTCGTGCAGCACTTGAATCGATTGCTTTCCGTTCTCGGGATGTTTTAAAAGCTATGGAACGTGATTCGGGAAATGCATTGACTCAGCTTCGGGCAGGAGGTACGGTTCTGAATAAAACCATTATGCAATTCCAATCGGATATTCTTGGTATCCCTGTTGTACGTCCTAATGTGAAAGAAATTACGGCTCTAGGGTCTGCTTATTTAGCAGGTTTAGCAGTTGGGTTTTGGAAAGATATTG
- a CDS encoding acyl-CoA dehydrogenase family protein, which produces MANFYTDNEDMKFHLEHPLMKKIVALKERGFEDKDKYDYAPLDFEDAMDSYDRTLEIVGEICGDIIGPNAEGVDQEGPQVVNDRVIYARGTQENHDALTKAGLIGMSLPREYDGLNFPIVPYVMAAELVSRADGGFANIWGLQDCAETIHEFASKEQKENYLPRFAKGATAAMDLTEPDAGSDLQAVQLKATYNADEDQWYLNGVKRFITNGDGDVSLVLARSEEGTNDGRGLSMFIYDKKHMAVKVRRIEHKMGIIGSPTCELVFTNAPAELVGSRKMGLIKYVMSLMNGARLGVGAQSVGIAEAAYREGLAYAKERRQFGKAIIEFPAVYEMLTNMEAKLNASRSVLYETSRMVDVYKAYYHISQDRSLDKDERNDMKKYQRLADVFTPLLKLFASEFCNEIAYDSLQIHAGSGYMKDYPIERLVRDARITNIYEGTTQLQVVAAVRGVTTGQYLAQIKFYEEAELNPQLEYIRTTLKGMTERYEKAVARVNEINATADHNDFLDFHARRLVEMAGYIIMGYLMLMDTTRNDKYQASCEAFVKMGKAKCAAHLDYIMSSELKDLGIFKK; this is translated from the coding sequence ATGGCTAATTTCTATACAGATAACGAGGACATGAAGTTCCACCTGGAACACCCGTTAATGAAAAAAATTGTTGCGCTTAAAGAGCGTGGCTTCGAAGATAAAGACAAGTATGACTATGCACCTCTTGATTTTGAGGATGCTATGGATAGCTACGATCGTACCCTGGAAATTGTAGGTGAGATTTGTGGTGATATTATTGGACCGAATGCCGAAGGTGTTGATCAGGAAGGTCCTCAGGTTGTAAATGATCGTGTTATTTACGCTAGAGGAACTCAGGAAAATCATGATGCTTTAACAAAAGCAGGTTTGATCGGGATGAGTCTTCCACGTGAGTACGATGGTTTGAACTTCCCAATTGTACCTTACGTAATGGCTGCCGAATTGGTATCCCGTGCCGATGGTGGTTTTGCGAATATCTGGGGGCTTCAGGACTGTGCTGAAACCATTCACGAATTTGCATCTAAGGAGCAAAAAGAAAACTATTTGCCACGTTTTGCCAAAGGTGCGACTGCAGCTATGGATTTAACTGAGCCGGATGCAGGATCTGACTTGCAAGCTGTACAGTTGAAAGCGACTTACAATGCTGACGAAGATCAGTGGTATCTAAACGGTGTGAAGCGTTTTATTACCAATGGTGATGGTGATGTTTCTTTGGTTTTGGCTCGTTCAGAGGAAGGAACTAACGATGGTCGTGGTTTGTCTATGTTTATTTACGATAAAAAGCATATGGCAGTTAAGGTTCGTCGTATCGAGCACAAAATGGGTATCATTGGTTCACCTACTTGTGAGTTGGTATTTACCAATGCACCTGCTGAATTGGTAGGTTCTCGTAAAATGGGACTTATCAAGTACGTAATGTCATTGATGAACGGTGCTCGTTTAGGAGTGGGTGCTCAGTCAGTGGGTATTGCTGAAGCTGCTTACCGTGAAGGTCTTGCATATGCTAAAGAGCGTCGTCAGTTCGGTAAAGCAATTATTGAATTCCCGGCTGTATATGAAATGTTGACAAATATGGAAGCTAAGCTGAACGCTTCTCGTTCTGTATTGTATGAAACATCTCGTATGGTTGATGTATATAAAGCTTATTACCATATTTCTCAGGATCGTTCTTTGGATAAAGACGAGAGAAACGATATGAAGAAATACCAGCGTTTAGCTGATGTGTTTACGCCACTATTGAAATTATTTGCTTCTGAGTTTTGTAACGAGATTGCATACGATTCATTACAAATTCACGCAGGTTCGGGTTATATGAAAGATTACCCAATTGAGCGTTTGGTTCGTGATGCCCGTATTACAAATATTTACGAAGGTACAACTCAATTGCAAGTTGTAGCTGCTGTTCGTGGTGTTACAACAGGTCAGTATCTTGCTCAAATCAAATTCTACGAAGAGGCTGAGTTAAATCCACAATTGGAGTACATCAGAACAACGCTTAAGGGAATGACTGAGCGATATGAAAAAGCTGTTGCAAGAGTTAATGAGATTAATGCGACTGCAGATCATAACGACTTCTTGGATTTCCATGCTCGTCGTTTGGTTGAAATGGCTGGATACATTATCATGGGTTACCTAATGTTAATGGATACAACTCGTAACGATAAGTATCAAGCTTCATGTGAGGCTTTTGTTAAGATGGGTAAAGCCAAGTGTGCTGCTCACCTTGACTATATCATGAGTTCTGAATTGAAGGATTTGGGGATTTTCAAAAAATAA
- a CDS encoding DUF3467 domain-containing protein has translation MEDNKKSNQIDIQLSEEVAQGTYSNLAVITHSSSEFVVDFVRIMPGVPKADVKSRVILTPEHAKRLMLALQDNISKFESVNGPIKNVDGGQGSQGPIIPMGFGPTGQA, from the coding sequence ATGGAAGACAATAAAAAAAGCAATCAAATAGACATTCAACTTAGCGAAGAAGTGGCACAAGGAACCTATTCTAATTTGGCTGTAATTACGCATTCAAGCTCAGAGTTTGTTGTTGATTTTGTGCGTATTATGCCAGGTGTGCCCAAAGCTGATGTCAAATCCAGAGTGATTTTAACCCCAGAGCATGCAAAACGTTTGATGTTGGCTTTACAAGACAATATCAGCAAATTTGAGTCTGTTAACGGCCCTATTAAGAATGTTGATGGAGGACAAGGATCACAAGGTCCCATTATTCCAATGGGATTCGGACCGACCGGACAAGCTTAG